In Streptomyces sp. NBC_00091, the following proteins share a genomic window:
- a CDS encoding SIMPL domain-containing protein, translating into MTQDATHQPYGTPEVPRVAVRGEARIEVDPEIARIGITVNARGTDRRTALEDLTRRNNAVLDLVKSYGEPVEKLETGAFSITPELTRHGRGERVRAYHGRVHITAELNDFTALGELTTRLADLELTQVDGPWWALRPTSPAHGEARRQAVLEAVQRAREYARALGSNLAALVELADLGAENAVPVAMAAPAGMLRSMAYGSAEDAGAPPLDLEPQRQTVFAQVNARFTMTPPQL; encoded by the coding sequence ATGACTCAGGACGCCACGCACCAGCCCTACGGAACCCCCGAAGTCCCCCGCGTCGCGGTCCGCGGCGAAGCCCGGATCGAAGTCGACCCCGAGATCGCCCGCATCGGCATCACCGTCAACGCCCGCGGCACCGACCGCCGCACGGCCCTCGAAGACCTCACCCGCCGCAACAACGCCGTCCTCGACCTCGTCAAGAGCTACGGCGAACCCGTCGAAAAACTCGAAACCGGCGCCTTCTCCATCACCCCCGAACTCACCCGCCACGGCCGCGGCGAACGCGTCCGCGCCTACCACGGCCGCGTCCACATCACCGCCGAACTGAACGACTTCACCGCCCTCGGCGAACTCACCACCCGCCTCGCCGACCTCGAACTCACCCAGGTCGACGGCCCCTGGTGGGCCCTGCGCCCCACCTCACCCGCCCACGGCGAAGCCCGCCGCCAAGCCGTACTCGAAGCCGTCCAGCGCGCCCGCGAATACGCCCGGGCCCTCGGCTCCAACCTCGCCGCCCTCGTCGAGCTCGCCGACCTCGGAGCCGAGAACGCCGTCCCCGTCGCCATGGCCGCCCCCGCCGGCATGCTCCGCTCGATGGCCTACGGCTCCGCCGAGGACGCCGGCGCCCCGCCCCTCGATCTGGAACCCCAGCGCCAGACCGTCTTCGCCCAGGTGAACGCCCGCTTCACGATGACCCCGCCCCAGCTCTGA
- a CDS encoding chorismate mutase, translating into MNNSDIDEIDENVTAELSRLRDSIDNIDAAVVHMLAERFKCTQQVGHLKAKHQLPPADPGREASQIARLRQLAESAKLDPAFAEKLLNFIIAEVIRHHETIAAGEE; encoded by the coding sequence GACGAGATCGACGAGAACGTCACCGCCGAACTGTCCCGCCTGCGCGACAGCATCGACAACATCGACGCGGCCGTGGTCCACATGCTCGCCGAGCGCTTCAAGTGCACCCAGCAGGTCGGCCACCTCAAGGCCAAGCACCAGCTGCCCCCGGCCGACCCGGGCCGCGAGGCCAGCCAGATCGCCCGCCTGCGCCAGCTCGCCGAGAGCGCCAAGCTCGACCCGGCCTTCGCCGAGAAGCTCCTCAACTTCATCATCGCCGAGGTCATCCGCCACCACGAGACCATCGCCGCAGGCGAGGAGTAG
- the gap gene encoding type I glyceraldehyde-3-phosphate dehydrogenase translates to MTRIAINGFGRIGRNVLRALLERDSDLEVVAVNDLTEPATLARLLAYDTTSGRLGRPVTVEGNTLVVDGRRITVLAEREPAQLPWAELGVDIVLEATGRFTSAEAARDHVKAGARKVLVSAPSDGADVTLAFGVNTDAYDPDLHTIVSNASCTTNALAPLAAVLDELAGIEHGFMTTVHAYTQEQNLQDGPHRDPRRARAAGVNIVPTTTGAAKAIGVVLPNLDGKLSGDSIRVPVPVGSIVELNTTVARDVTREDVLAAYRAAAQGPLAGVLEYSDDPLVSSDITGNPASSIFDSELTRVDGRHIKVVAWYDNEWGFSNRVIDTLTLLATR, encoded by the coding sequence ATGACTCGCATCGCCATCAACGGATTCGGCCGCATCGGACGCAACGTGCTGCGCGCGCTCCTCGAACGCGACAGCGACCTCGAGGTCGTCGCCGTCAACGACCTCACGGAGCCCGCCACCCTCGCCCGGCTGCTCGCCTACGACACCACCTCCGGCCGGCTCGGCCGCCCGGTGACCGTCGAGGGCAACACCCTCGTCGTCGACGGCCGCCGCATCACGGTGCTCGCCGAGCGGGAACCCGCACAGCTGCCGTGGGCCGAGCTCGGCGTCGACATCGTCCTCGAGGCGACCGGCCGCTTCACCTCGGCCGAGGCCGCCCGCGACCACGTCAAGGCGGGCGCGCGGAAGGTGCTCGTCAGCGCCCCGTCGGACGGTGCCGACGTCACGCTCGCGTTCGGCGTCAACACCGACGCGTACGACCCGGACCTGCACACGATCGTCTCGAACGCCTCCTGCACGACCAACGCCCTCGCGCCGCTGGCCGCCGTACTGGACGAACTCGCCGGCATCGAGCACGGCTTCATGACCACGGTGCACGCCTACACGCAGGAGCAGAACCTGCAGGACGGCCCGCACCGCGACCCCCGCCGCGCCCGCGCCGCCGGCGTCAACATCGTCCCGACCACGACGGGCGCCGCCAAGGCGATCGGCGTCGTGCTCCCGAACCTCGACGGCAAGCTGTCGGGCGACTCGATCCGCGTGCCGGTCCCGGTGGGCTCGATCGTCGAACTCAACACGACCGTCGCCCGCGACGTGACGCGCGAGGACGTACTCGCCGCGTACCGCGCGGCGGCGCAGGGACCGCTGGCCGGCGTCCTGGAGTACTCGGACGACCCGCTCGTGTCGTCCGACATCACGGGCAACCCCGCCTCGTCGATCTTCGACTCGGAGCTCACCCGCGTCGACGGCCGCCACATCAAGGTGGTCGCCTGGTACGACAACGAGTGGGGCTTCTCGAACCGCGTGATCGACACCCTCACCCTCCTCGCCACCCGCTGA
- a CDS encoding aminotransferase class V-fold PLP-dependent enzyme — protein MTEPAPAPPLAGGRDGGDALRPLLDTVLTALRTGAEERRGPLPAGGPEAVAARVAAALGDVLPAHGTGDHEALRTLVHTLAAGAADPADPLCVAHLHCPPLAVAAAADLAVSALNPSLDSWDQAPAASAVEALLTRALAAEFYDTPRADALLTTGGTEANQLALLLARERHGPRLAVLHGANAHHSVPRAAWLLGLPPATALPTPTGTLDPATLDAALAHTPGPALVTATAGTTDAGLIDPLDALADVCDRHRAELHVDAAYGGALALSPRHRAKLTGLHRARSITLDLHKLGWQPVAAGLLVVPDTTLLAPLAHQADYLNATDDTEAGLPDLLGRSLRTTRRPDAFKIAATLRSLGRDGLARLIDRTCAAAHRLAELLDAHPGFELHAHPTITTVLFRPTPTDDDHLAALRRTLLHDGTAVLGRATADGRLWLKATLLNPHTTAQDLDTLVTLLEGRTHR, from the coding sequence ATGACCGAGCCGGCCCCCGCGCCCCCGCTCGCCGGCGGACGTGACGGCGGCGACGCACTACGGCCGCTCCTCGACACCGTCCTCACCGCGCTGCGCACCGGAGCCGAGGAGCGCCGCGGCCCCCTCCCCGCCGGCGGCCCCGAGGCCGTCGCGGCCCGTGTCGCGGCCGCACTGGGCGACGTACTCCCCGCCCACGGAACCGGCGACCACGAAGCCCTCCGCACCCTCGTGCACACCCTGGCCGCCGGCGCAGCCGACCCCGCGGACCCCCTGTGCGTGGCCCACCTGCACTGCCCGCCGCTCGCCGTCGCGGCCGCCGCCGACCTCGCCGTCAGCGCCCTCAACCCCTCCCTCGACTCCTGGGACCAGGCCCCCGCCGCCTCCGCCGTCGAGGCCCTGCTCACCCGAGCCCTCGCCGCCGAGTTCTACGACACCCCCCGCGCCGACGCCCTCCTCACCACCGGCGGCACCGAGGCCAATCAGCTGGCCCTCCTCCTGGCCCGCGAACGCCACGGCCCCCGCCTGGCCGTCCTGCACGGAGCCAACGCCCACCACTCCGTCCCGCGCGCAGCCTGGCTCCTCGGCCTGCCCCCCGCCACCGCCCTGCCCACCCCCACCGGAACCCTCGACCCCGCCACCCTCGACGCGGCCCTCGCCCACACCCCCGGACCCGCCCTCGTCACCGCCACCGCCGGGACCACCGACGCCGGACTCATCGACCCCCTCGACGCCCTCGCCGACGTCTGCGACCGCCACCGCGCCGAACTCCACGTCGACGCCGCCTACGGCGGAGCACTCGCCCTCAGCCCCCGCCACCGCGCCAAGCTCACCGGCCTCCACCGCGCCCGGTCGATCACCCTCGACCTGCACAAACTCGGCTGGCAACCCGTCGCCGCGGGCCTCCTCGTCGTCCCCGACACCACCCTCCTCGCCCCCCTCGCCCACCAGGCCGACTACCTCAACGCCACCGACGACACCGAAGCCGGCCTCCCCGACCTCCTCGGCCGCTCCCTGCGCACCACCCGCCGCCCCGACGCCTTCAAGATCGCCGCCACCCTGCGCTCACTCGGCCGCGACGGCCTCGCCCGGCTCATAGACCGCACCTGCGCCGCAGCCCACCGGCTCGCCGAACTCCTCGACGCACACCCCGGCTTCGAACTCCACGCGCACCCCACCATCACCACGGTCCTCTTCCGGCCCACCCCCACGGACGACGACCACCTCGCCGCCCTGCGCCGCACCCTCCTCCACGACGGCACCGCCGTCCTCGGCCGGGCCACCGCCGACGGCCGGCTCTGGCTCAAGGCCACCCTGCTCAACCCCCACACCACGGCGCAGGACCTCGACACCCTCGTCACCCTCCTGGAAGGCAGAACCCACCGATGA
- a CDS encoding lysine N(6)-hydroxylase/L-ornithine N(5)-oxygenase family protein, producing MSDQLDAPHDLVGIGIGPFNLSLAALAHGLPQQGADRLATAFYDQRRDFRWHPGLLIDGATLQVPFLADLVTLADPASPWSFLSYLKHKERLFPFYFAEQFHIQRAEYDAYCRWVAGRLPGLHFGHQVDAVRWNPERDLFEVDYTQLDTDGEAEALGRTYTRNLALGIGTAPFVPEPLRPLAEAPTVPVIHSADYLDNRQRILGAEHVTVIGSGQSGAEVFLDLLRARPAGRERLTWLARTPSFAPMEYSKLGLEHFTPDYTRYFHSLPEPVRDRLVPAQWQLHKGIDTATIAAIHEELYRRTLHGGWPDAVLTPGVTVRTAGRVATTKVELHLEHTQQGSRSRLTTDAVVLATGYKERPLTSLFAGLDPYMRKDSSGRPRIDDRYRMILDPSVSGSVFVQNGERHTHGVGSPDLGLAAWRSAAILNTLTGKEPYPQPHRTAFTTFGLEQRDHTRPHPTVALRPLVEHP from the coding sequence ATGAGCGACCAGCTCGATGCACCCCACGACCTCGTCGGAATCGGCATCGGCCCCTTCAACCTCTCCCTCGCCGCCCTCGCCCACGGCCTCCCCCAGCAGGGCGCGGACCGGCTCGCCACCGCCTTCTACGACCAGCGCAGGGACTTCCGCTGGCACCCCGGACTCCTCATCGACGGAGCCACCCTCCAAGTCCCCTTCCTCGCCGACCTCGTCACCCTCGCCGACCCCGCCAGCCCCTGGAGCTTCCTCAGCTACCTCAAGCACAAGGAACGGCTCTTCCCCTTCTACTTCGCCGAGCAGTTCCACATCCAGCGCGCCGAATACGACGCCTACTGCCGCTGGGTCGCCGGCCGACTGCCCGGACTCCACTTCGGCCACCAGGTCGACGCCGTCCGCTGGAACCCCGAACGCGACCTCTTCGAAGTCGACTACACCCAGCTCGACACCGACGGAGAAGCCGAAGCCCTCGGCCGCACCTACACCCGCAACCTCGCCCTCGGCATCGGCACCGCCCCCTTCGTCCCCGAACCCCTGCGCCCCCTCGCCGAAGCCCCCACCGTCCCCGTCATCCACTCCGCCGACTACCTCGACAACCGCCAGCGGATCCTCGGCGCCGAACACGTCACCGTCATCGGATCCGGCCAGTCAGGAGCCGAGGTCTTCCTCGACCTGCTGCGCGCCCGCCCCGCCGGCCGCGAACGCCTCACCTGGCTCGCCCGCACCCCCTCCTTCGCCCCCATGGAGTACTCGAAGCTCGGCCTCGAACACTTCACCCCCGACTACACCCGCTACTTCCACTCCCTCCCCGAACCCGTCCGCGACCGGCTCGTCCCCGCCCAATGGCAGCTCCACAAGGGCATCGACACCGCCACCATCGCCGCCATCCACGAAGAGCTCTACCGCCGCACCCTCCACGGCGGCTGGCCCGACGCCGTCCTCACCCCCGGAGTCACCGTCCGAACCGCCGGCCGCGTCGCCACCACCAAGGTCGAACTCCACCTCGAACACACCCAGCAAGGCAGCCGCTCCCGCCTCACCACCGACGCCGTCGTCCTCGCCACCGGCTACAAGGAACGACCGCTCACCAGCCTCTTCGCCGGCCTCGACCCCTACATGCGCAAGGACTCCTCCGGCCGCCCCCGCATCGACGACCGCTACCGGATGATCCTCGACCCCTCCGTCAGCGGCAGCGTCTTCGTCCAGAACGGAGAACGCCACACCCACGGCGTCGGATCCCCCGACCTCGGCCTCGCCGCCTGGCGCAGCGCCGCCATCCTGAACACCCTCACCGGCAAGGAGCCCTACCCCCAGCCCCACCGCACCGCCTTCACCACCTTCGGCCTCGAACAGCGCGACCACACCCGCCCCCACCCCACCGTGGCCCTGCGCCCCCTCGTCGAACACCCCTGA
- the pepN gene encoding aminopeptidase N — protein sequence MSALTRNEAQLRAQLLDVHNYAVGLDLMHGDETFESSTTIRFTARADGDTFVELKPDELRSATLDGRPLDPAALTGNRLPLTGLTAGPHELRIDARMRYSRTGEGLHRFTDPADGETYVYSQMFMDDVQRVFPAFDQPDLKAVFEFTVAAPAHWTVLTNGVATHFGNRTNSDGAGVWQSAPTPAISTYLAAVAAGPWHSVTTEHAGLPFGIHCRRSLAPHLDADADEILSITTACFDRYHEKFTEPYPFDSYDQAFVPEFNAGAMENPGLVTFRDEFVFRSAVTDTERQRRAMVIAHEMAHMWFGDLVTLAWFDDIWLNESFAEYMGYQTLTEATRFTGTWTEFGMERKPWGYAADQRPSTHPVAPGPDDVPDTASALLNFDGISYAKGASALRQLVTWLGEKDFLAGINTHFARHKFANATLADFVDSLAAHTDRDVHAWAEIWLRTTGIDTLTPRIEESADSTAGWTLTVDRHGSRPHRIAAGAYELTPDGHLERTELLDLDVPTDEVLSAAGPRPALLVLNDGDLGYAKVRLDDTSLDTALRGLSRIPDPLTRAVVWGSLRDMVRDGELEPAAYLATAEAHLPEEADLAIVQGVLAFARHHVADLYVAPEERTAALTTLTSITRALLHRTEDGAEPGLRLAAVRALIDSATQPDTIAAWLADGTVTGGPALDPELRWRILARLAVLGAVDEKAIDTALAADPSATGEEGAARCRAALPTAAAKAAAWQRLFHDDTLSNYLFSATAQGFWQPEQTELVRDYVPRYYPDAVALAARRGPAIGEAAGRWAFPAYAVDEANLQAGHACLEDPAILPLLRRKLVDQLDDLARALRVRGA from the coding sequence ATGTCCGCACTGACGCGCAACGAAGCGCAGCTCCGAGCCCAGCTCCTCGACGTCCACAACTACGCCGTCGGCCTCGACCTCATGCACGGCGACGAGACCTTCGAGTCCTCCACCACCATCCGGTTCACCGCACGCGCCGACGGCGACACCTTCGTGGAACTGAAGCCGGACGAACTGCGCTCCGCCACGCTCGACGGCCGGCCCCTCGACCCCGCCGCCCTCACCGGCAACCGCCTCCCGCTCACCGGCCTGACCGCCGGCCCCCACGAGCTGCGCATCGACGCCCGCATGCGCTACTCCCGCACCGGCGAGGGACTGCACCGCTTCACCGACCCCGCGGACGGGGAAACGTACGTCTACTCCCAGATGTTCATGGACGACGTCCAGCGCGTCTTCCCCGCCTTCGACCAGCCCGACCTGAAGGCCGTCTTCGAGTTCACCGTCGCCGCCCCCGCGCACTGGACCGTCCTCACCAACGGCGTCGCCACCCACTTCGGCAACCGCACCAACAGCGACGGCGCCGGCGTCTGGCAGTCCGCCCCCACCCCCGCCATCTCCACCTACCTCGCCGCCGTCGCCGCAGGCCCCTGGCACAGCGTCACCACCGAACACGCCGGACTGCCCTTCGGCATCCACTGCCGCCGGTCCCTCGCCCCCCACCTCGACGCCGACGCCGACGAGATCCTCTCCATCACCACCGCCTGCTTCGACCGCTACCACGAGAAGTTCACCGAGCCCTACCCCTTCGACTCCTACGACCAGGCCTTCGTCCCCGAGTTCAACGCGGGCGCCATGGAGAACCCCGGCCTGGTCACCTTCCGCGACGAGTTCGTCTTCCGCTCCGCCGTCACCGACACCGAACGCCAGCGCCGCGCCATGGTCATCGCCCACGAGATGGCCCACATGTGGTTCGGCGACCTCGTCACCCTCGCCTGGTTCGACGACATCTGGCTCAACGAGTCCTTCGCCGAATACATGGGCTACCAGACCCTCACCGAAGCCACCCGCTTCACCGGCACCTGGACCGAATTCGGCATGGAACGCAAGCCCTGGGGCTACGCGGCCGACCAGCGGCCCTCCACCCACCCCGTCGCCCCCGGCCCCGACGACGTCCCCGACACCGCCTCCGCGCTCCTCAACTTCGACGGCATCTCCTACGCCAAGGGCGCCTCCGCCCTGCGCCAGCTCGTCACCTGGCTCGGCGAGAAGGACTTCCTCGCCGGCATCAACACCCACTTCGCCCGCCACAAGTTCGCCAACGCCACCCTCGCCGACTTCGTGGACTCCCTCGCCGCCCACACCGACCGCGACGTCCACGCCTGGGCCGAGATCTGGCTGCGCACCACCGGCATCGACACCCTCACCCCACGAATCGAGGAAAGCGCCGACAGCACTGCGGGGTGGACCCTCACCGTCGACCGCCACGGCAGCCGCCCCCACCGCATCGCCGCCGGCGCCTACGAACTCACCCCCGACGGGCACCTCGAGCGCACCGAACTCCTCGACCTCGACGTCCCCACCGACGAGGTCCTCTCCGCCGCCGGCCCCCGCCCCGCCCTCCTCGTCCTCAACGACGGCGACCTCGGCTACGCCAAGGTCCGCCTCGACGACACCTCCCTCGACACCGCCCTGCGCGGCCTCTCCCGCATCCCCGACCCCCTCACCCGCGCCGTCGTCTGGGGCTCCCTGCGCGACATGGTCCGCGACGGCGAACTCGAACCCGCCGCCTACCTGGCCACCGCCGAGGCCCACCTGCCCGAGGAAGCCGACCTGGCCATCGTCCAGGGCGTCCTCGCCTTCGCCCGCCACCACGTCGCCGACCTCTACGTCGCCCCCGAGGAGCGCACCGCCGCCCTCACCACCCTCACCTCCATCACCCGCGCCCTCCTGCACCGCACCGAGGACGGAGCCGAACCGGGACTGCGGCTCGCCGCCGTACGGGCCCTCATCGACAGCGCCACCCAGCCCGACACCATCGCCGCCTGGCTCGCCGACGGCACCGTCACCGGCGGCCCCGCACTCGACCCCGAACTGCGCTGGCGCATCCTCGCCCGGCTCGCCGTACTCGGCGCCGTCGACGAGAAGGCCATCGACACCGCCCTCGCCGCCGACCCCAGCGCCACCGGAGAGGAAGGCGCCGCCCGCTGCCGCGCCGCCCTGCCCACCGCCGCCGCCAAGGCCGCCGCCTGGCAGCGCCTCTTCCACGACGACACCCTGTCCAACTACCTCTTCAGCGCCACCGCCCAGGGCTTCTGGCAGCCCGAACAGACCGAACTCGTACGGGACTACGTGCCGCGCTACTACCCCGACGCCGTCGCCCTCGCAGCCCGCCGCGGACCCGCCATCGGGGAGGCCGCCGGCCGCTGGGCCTTCCCCGCCTACGCCGTCGACGAGGCCAACCTCCAGGCCGGGCACGCCTGCCTGGAGGACCCCGCGATCCTCCCGCTGCTGCGCCGCAAGCTCGTCGACCAGCTCGACGACCTCGCCCGCGCCCTGCGGGTCCGCGGCGCCTGA
- a CDS encoding bifunctional UDP-sugar hydrolase/5'-nucleotidase yields the protein MAFDRRAFMGASAATGAAVAMAGATSSPAAAAAAKSGARTYAFTVMGTTDLHGNVFNWDYFTDKEFDDKAHNDVGLAKISTLVEQVRTEKGRCNTLLIDAGDTIQGTQLSYYYAKVDPITARRGPVHPMAQAMNAIGYDAAALGNHEFNYGIPVLRKFEEQCDFPLLGANALDAKTMRPAFPPYSMHRLRTPHGRDVKVAVLGLTNPGIAIWDKANVQGKMTFPGLEEQAAKYVPRLRSMGADVVIVSAHSGSSGTSSYGDQLPYVENAAGLVAEQVPGIDAILVGHAHTEIPEYRVKNKATGKDVVLSEPLKWGQRLTLFDFELTWERGRWSVAKVSAKVLNSNTAAEDPKITGLLSDEHRKVVAYVNQVIGTSTQAMSSAEGPVKDVAIIDLINHVQAETVKAALAGSEWAALPVLSQASCFSRTAAIPAGQVTIRDAAGLYPFENTLEARLLTGAQLKDYLEYSARYFVQTAPGGVVDPAKLTNSESIPDYNYDAVYGLTYDIDIAQPVGSRITGLSFQGKPLDPAAQFVFAVNNYRASGGGAFPHVPKAKQLWANSDEIRNTIIQWVKAKGTVDPARFASVDWRLTRAGVPVF from the coding sequence ATGGCGTTTGACCGTAGGGCGTTCATGGGGGCCTCGGCCGCGACGGGTGCCGCTGTGGCGATGGCGGGGGCCACGAGCTCCCCGGCCGCTGCCGCTGCCGCGAAGTCGGGGGCGCGGACCTACGCGTTCACCGTGATGGGTACGACCGATCTGCACGGGAACGTCTTCAACTGGGACTATTTCACGGACAAGGAGTTCGACGACAAGGCGCACAACGACGTCGGTCTGGCGAAGATCTCTACGCTGGTGGAGCAGGTACGCACGGAAAAGGGGCGGTGCAACACCCTGCTGATCGACGCGGGTGACACCATCCAGGGCACGCAGCTGTCGTACTACTACGCGAAGGTGGATCCGATCACCGCGCGGCGGGGTCCGGTGCACCCGATGGCGCAGGCGATGAACGCGATCGGCTACGACGCGGCGGCGCTGGGGAACCACGAGTTCAATTACGGGATCCCGGTGCTGCGCAAGTTCGAGGAGCAGTGCGACTTCCCGCTGCTGGGGGCGAACGCGCTGGATGCGAAGACGATGCGGCCGGCGTTCCCGCCGTACAGCATGCACCGGCTGCGGACCCCGCACGGGCGGGATGTGAAGGTGGCGGTGCTGGGGCTGACGAACCCGGGGATCGCGATCTGGGACAAGGCCAATGTGCAGGGGAAGATGACGTTCCCGGGGCTGGAGGAGCAGGCGGCGAAGTACGTGCCGCGGCTGCGGTCGATGGGCGCGGACGTGGTGATCGTGTCGGCTCACTCGGGGTCGAGCGGTACGTCTTCGTACGGTGACCAGCTGCCGTACGTGGAGAACGCGGCCGGTCTGGTGGCGGAGCAGGTGCCGGGGATCGACGCGATCCTGGTGGGGCACGCGCACACGGAGATCCCGGAGTACCGGGTGAAGAACAAGGCGACCGGCAAGGACGTGGTGCTGTCGGAGCCGCTCAAGTGGGGTCAGCGTCTGACGCTGTTCGACTTCGAGCTGACGTGGGAGCGGGGCCGCTGGTCGGTGGCGAAGGTGTCGGCGAAGGTGCTGAACTCCAACACGGCCGCCGAGGACCCGAAGATCACCGGGCTGCTGTCGGACGAGCACCGCAAGGTGGTGGCGTACGTCAACCAGGTGATCGGGACGTCCACGCAGGCGATGTCCTCCGCCGAGGGTCCGGTGAAGGACGTGGCGATCATCGACCTGATCAACCACGTGCAGGCGGAGACGGTGAAGGCGGCCCTGGCGGGCTCGGAGTGGGCGGCGCTGCCGGTGCTGTCGCAGGCTTCGTGTTTCTCGCGGACGGCGGCGATACCGGCCGGCCAGGTGACCATCAGGGACGCGGCGGGGCTGTACCCCTTCGAGAACACCCTGGAGGCGCGGCTGCTGACGGGTGCGCAGCTGAAGGACTACCTGGAGTACTCGGCCCGGTATTTCGTGCAGACGGCTCCGGGTGGTGTGGTGGACCCGGCGAAGCTGACGAACTCCGAGAGCATCCCGGACTACAACTACGACGCGGTGTACGGGCTGACGTACGACATCGACATCGCGCAGCCGGTGGGTTCGCGGATCACGGGGCTGTCCTTCCAGGGGAAGCCGTTGGATCCGGCGGCGCAGTTCGTGTTCGCGGTGAACAATTACCGGGCCTCGGGCGGTGGGGCGTTCCCGCACGTGCCGAAGGCGAAGCAGCTGTGGGCGAACTCGGACGAGATACGCAACACGATCATCCAGTGGGTGAAGGCGAAGGGCACGGTGGACCCGGCGCGGTTCGCGTCGGTGGACTGGCGGCTGACGCGGGCGGGCGTGCCGGTGTTCTAG
- a CDS encoding GlxA family transcriptional regulator, with amino-acid sequence MSSSRPHRVAVLVLEGAKPLDVGIPAQVFTTRASMPYEVRVCGAAPGLVTGGDGLSYYVTHGLDTLAWADIVFVPGYRHPDRDDPPQAVIDALIAAHHRGARLAAISTGAFALAATGLLDGKRATTHWHYARALAAKHPLVQVDENVLFVDEGSVLTSAGAASGIDLCLHILRRDLGVAASNHAARRLVAAPYRSGGQAQYVPRSVPEPLGERFAATREWALHRLGEPLTLESLAQHAAVSPRTFSRRFVEDTGYTPMQWVMRARIDLARELLERSERSVEQIAADVGLGTGANLRLHFQRILDTTPSEYRRTFTQGE; translated from the coding sequence GTGTCCTCCTCCCGCCCGCACCGCGTCGCCGTTCTCGTGCTCGAGGGGGCCAAACCGCTCGACGTCGGCATCCCCGCCCAGGTCTTCACGACCCGCGCGAGCATGCCGTACGAGGTCCGCGTGTGTGGCGCGGCACCCGGCCTGGTGACCGGCGGCGACGGCCTCTCGTACTACGTCACCCACGGGCTCGACACCCTCGCCTGGGCCGACATCGTCTTCGTCCCCGGCTACCGCCACCCGGACCGCGACGACCCGCCGCAGGCCGTCATCGACGCGCTCATCGCCGCCCACCACCGGGGCGCCCGGCTCGCCGCCATCTCGACCGGCGCGTTCGCACTCGCCGCCACGGGCCTGCTCGACGGCAAACGGGCCACGACCCACTGGCACTACGCACGGGCGCTCGCGGCGAAACACCCGCTCGTCCAGGTCGACGAGAACGTCCTCTTCGTCGACGAGGGCAGCGTCCTCACCTCGGCCGGCGCCGCCTCGGGCATCGACCTGTGCCTGCACATCCTGCGCCGCGACCTCGGCGTCGCCGCCTCCAACCACGCCGCCCGCCGCCTCGTCGCGGCCCCCTACCGCAGCGGCGGCCAGGCACAGTACGTGCCGCGCAGCGTCCCCGAACCCCTCGGCGAGCGGTTCGCCGCCACCCGCGAGTGGGCGCTGCACCGGCTCGGCGAGCCCCTCACCCTCGAGTCGCTCGCCCAGCACGCGGCGGTCTCGCCCCGCACCTTCTCGCGGCGCTTCGTCGAGGACACCGGCTACACGCCGATGCAGTGGGTCATGCGCGCCCGGATCGACCTGGCCCGCGAGCTGCTGGAGCGGTCCGAGCGCAGCGTCGAGCAGATCGCCGCCGACGTCGGCCTCGGCACCGGCGCGAACCTGCGCCTGCACTTCCAGCGCATCCTCGACACCACCCCGAGCGAGTACCGGCGCACCTTCACCCAGGGCGAATAA